A genomic window from Pecten maximus chromosome 2, xPecMax1.1, whole genome shotgun sequence includes:
- the LOC117322003 gene encoding uncharacterized protein LOC117322003 yields the protein MDPEVELCISKQVNSAIESSQNKILSQLDQLMSARLGSLENRLCDSSEAQLCRFQQNILCAESHKFTKKSCEDQHKFNEKVKSKLVEANQLADTEPSSSKAKIAEGIDLINYRQKLVKLADTSEAGWKAVEEYVANPIASDSDDEKKIDRARARANKKLKANKSKTGRGRSRYTPYDDTRNVHMSTIGQDNHKGVSPRSQRPGMCFACGKPGHWRMECPAILKASSSAGVSKISIFCNSVHVCIESVCSNESGSHTQGESSVTENMIHNVSANNDISKEAICSPVGRLRTKFNHWEKQGTCNAVLAIIREGYRIPFRDVPPFAILNNNKSARENPEFVQSEIQKLLRLKCISEVASAPDVVNPLTVAYNKADKPRLVLDCRHINLFLHKFKFKYEDVKVARDMMEVGDFMYTFDLKSAYHHIEIFPEHRTYLGFSYVVNGKMSYYVFNVLPFGIATAGYVFTKVLREVVKHVRSKGYKLVMYLDDGIGGQATEGGASEASRYVQQSLADYGFIIAQDKCEWQPTQFVTWLGYTWSMSEGVVRVTNGRVERLLLLLDHTMTRVTQRGQLLFSARYVAGIIGRIISMQTVIGCRARLSTRELYTCLLSRVSWNACVMLTNAALDEIEFWLLNLRQLNDKGSKLKETRTCTAVVCTDASGIGFGGYASSCIGIPFDDWDLTDNTPVIVALEDNGFLSPCEGNPVMGNCVSNVGLSTVASMVADEVSGLGLRQVVQNAVRGSGVKEGSFLDRLSSGMAERILLSKSENTNCKYYGAFKRWETFISSHGFPALPASPVHVALYMNNLLDKGSTYSVLSTAMYAIKWAHNVSGHTDPTTNTFVISLVEASKRVAKKPVCKKAPVTTDILITLCSMFSQTEDLLIVRDLTMMLICFSGFLRFSELSGLRCSDVKMFQDYFYLVIRKSKTDQYHQGNKVFISKGSTSACPHTMLKRYIERAGIDLKSDEYLFKQVYRSGSICKLIHKNKPISYTGAREAIIKRLKLVSDGKEFGLHSLRAGVLLLQQITM from the exons ATGGATCCCGAAGTCGAACTCTGTATTTCCAAACAAGTGAACTCGGCGATAGAATCGTCCCAGAACAAGATTCTCTCTCAGTTGGATCAGTTAATGTCAGCTAGGCTCGGTTCTTTGGAAAATAGGCTTTGTGACAGTTCTGAAGCCCAATTATGcagatttcaacaaaacattttgtgCGCCGAGTCCCACAAATTTACTAAGAAAAGTTGTGAGGATCAACATAAGTTCAAtgaaaaagtgaaatccaagTTAGTGGAGGCAAACCAGTTGGCCGATACAGAACCCTCGTCGTCAAAAGCCAAAATAGCTGAGGGTATTGACTTAATAAATTATCGCCAAAAACTCGTAAAGCTGGCAGACACGTCCGAAGCCGGTTGGAAGGCAGTTGAGGAATATGTTGCCAACCCAATTGCCTCTGACTCGGATGACGAGAAAAAGATAGACAGGGCCAGGGCCAGGGCAAATAAAAAACTGAAAGCTAACAAGTCAAAAACCGGACGTGGAAGGAGCAGATACACACCATATGACGACACGAGGAACGTGCATATGTCTACCATTGGTCAGGATAATCACAAAGGCGTGTCGCCGAGGTCACAGAGGCCAGGGATGTGTTTTGCATGTGGCAAACCTGGACATTGGCGGATGGAGTGTCCCGCTATCCTCAAGGCATCGTCATCAGCGGGTGTCAGCAAGATAAGTATTTTTTGCAATTCTGTGCATGTTTGTATTGAGTCTGTATGCTCTAATGAATCGGGGTCTCATACACAAGGTGAGTCCAGTGTAACCGAGAATATGATTCACAATGTTTCAGCTAACAATGATATTTCAAAAGAGGCGATTTGTTCGCCCGTTGGCAGACTGAGAACTAAGTTCAATCATTGGGAAAAACAAGGCACTTGTAATGCAGTTTTGGCTATTATACGCGAGGGTTATAGAATCCCATTCCGAGATGTTCCACCTTTTGCTATTTTGAATAACAATAAGTCGGCAAGGGAAAATCCCGAGTTCGTCCAATCAGAAATTCAAAAGCTGTTACGTTTGAAATGTATATCTGAAGTCGCATCGGCCCCAGATGTAGTCAATCCACTCACTGTAGCGTATAACAAGGCTGACAAACCACGCCTAGTTTTAGATTGTAGGCACATCAATTTGTTTTTgcataaatttaaatttaaatatgaaGACGTAAAAGTAGCTCGAGACATGATGGAAGTTGGCGATTTCATGTATACCTTTGACCTTAAATCAGCATATCACCATATAGAAATTTTCCCTGAGCACCGTACATATTTGGGTTTTTCATATGTAGTTAATGGTAAAATGAGTTATTACGTGTTCAACGTTCTACCTTTTGGTATCGCTACGGCAGGATACGTGTTTACAAAGGTGCTGAGGGAGGTCGTAAAGCACGTGCGTTCAAAAGGTTACAAACTAGTCATGTATTTAGATGACGGTATTGGAGGTCAGGCGACAGAAGGCGGGGCCAGTGAGGCAAGCAGGTATGTACAGCAGTCATTGGCTGATTATGGTTTCATCATTGCTCAAGACAAATGTGAATGGCAGCCGACACAGTTCGTCACGTGGCTAGGGTACACGTGGTCGATGAGCGAAGGCGTGGTCAGGGTAACCAATGGCAGGGTAGAACGCTTGCTGCTTTTGTTAGACCACACGATGACACGTGTCACTCAAAGAGGTCAACTATTGTTCAGTGCCAGGTATGTAGCGGGTATCATAGGAAGGATTATTTCAATGCAGACTGTGATTGGCTGTCGGGCTAGACTGAGCACACGTGAGTTGTACACCTGTTTACTATCCAGAGTGAGCTGGAATGCGTGTGTAATGTTGACAAATGCAGCTCTAGACGAGATAGAGTTCTGGTTATTGAATCTACGTCAATTGAATGACAAAGGCTCCAAACTGAAGGAGACTCGTACCTGCACCGCTGTAGTGTGCACTGATGCTTCAGGCATCGGGTTTGGAGGGTATGCCTCCTCATGTATTGGTATCCCTTTCGATGATTGGGACCTTACAGATAACACACCTGTCATTGTTGCCTTGGAGGACAATGGGTTTTTGTCCCCATGTGAGGGAAACCCTGTGATGGGTAATTGCGTATCTAACGTAGGTCTGTCTACGGTAGCAAGTATGGTTGCTGATGAGGTTTCAG GCTTAGGACTTCGTCAAGTGGTCCAGAATGCTGTCCGAGGTTCCGGAGTGAAGGAAGGGTCGTTTCTGGACAGACTATCCTCCGGGATGGCTGAGCGAATTTTGTTAAGCAAAAGTGAAAACACTAACTGTAAATATTACGGCGCTTTCAAAAGATGGGAGACTTTTATATCTTCTCATGGATTTCCCGCCCTACCTGCCAGTCCTGTACATGTTGCTCTGTACATGAACAATCTGTTAGATAAAGGATCGACTTATTCTGTGTTGAGTACGGCCATGTATGCTATCAAATGGGCACACAATGTCAGTGGACATACCGATCCTACTACGAACACTTTCGTCATCAGTCTAGTGGAGGCATCAAAGCGCGTCGCCAAAAAGCCGGTGTGTAAGAAGGCTCCGGTCACTACTGacattttaattacattgtGCTCCATGTTTTCTCAGACAGAGGACTTGTTAATAGTTAGAGATTTGACAATGATGCTGATTTGTTTTTCAGGTTTTTTGCGTTTTAGCGAACTTAGTGGTCTGCGTTGTTCAGATGTTAAGATGTTTCAGGATTATTTCTATCTTGTTATAAGAAAAAGTAAGACAGATCAGTACCACCAAGGCAATAAAGTTTTTATAAGTAAGGGCAGTACATCAGCCTGTCCCCACACCATGTTAAAAAGATATATAGAACGAGCGGGGATTGATCTAAAGTCCGACGAATATTTGTTTAAGCAGGTATACAGATCTGGGTCCATTTGTAAGCTTATTCACAAAAATAAGCCCATCAGTTATACAGGAGCGAGAGAAGCTATTATCAAGAGATTAAAATTAGTTTCAGACGGGAAAGAGTTCGGTTTACATTCACTACGGGCAGGGGTGCTACTGTTGCAGCAAATAACGATGTGA